In Nyctibius grandis isolate bNycGra1 chromosome 8, bNycGra1.pri, whole genome shotgun sequence, a single window of DNA contains:
- the PFN2 gene encoding profilin-2 isoform X1: protein MAGWQSYVDNLMCDGCCQEAAIVGYCDAKYVWAATAGGIFQSITPVEIDMIVGKDREGFFTNGLTLGAKKCSVIRDSLYVDGDCTMDIRTKSQGGEPTYNVAVGRAGRVLVFVMGKEGVHGGGLNKKAYSMAKYLRDSGF from the exons ATGGCCGGCTGGCAGAGCTACGTGGACAACCTGATGTGCGATGGCTGCTGCCAGGAGGCCGCCATTGTGGGCTACTGCGACGCCAAGTACGTCTGGGCAGCCACGGCCGGCGGCATCTTCCAGAGCATCACG CCAGTAGAAATAGATATGATTGTAGGAAAAGACCGAGAGGGTTTCTTCACCAATGGTCTGACCCTTGGTGCAAAGAAGTGCTCTGTGATCAGAGATAGCCTGTATGTCGATGGCGACTGCACAATGGACATCAGGACAAAGAGTCAAGGTGGTGAGCCGACATACAATGTTGCTGTAGGCAGAGCTGGCCGAG tcttGGTCTTTGTAATGGGCAAAGAAGGGGTCCATGGAGGCGGATTGAATAAGAAGGCATACTCAATGGCAAAATACTTGAGAGACTCTGGGTTCTAG
- the PFN2 gene encoding profilin-2 isoform X2, which yields MAGWQSYVDNLMCDGCCQEAAIVGYCDAKYVWAATAGGIFQSITPVEIDMIVGKDREGFFTNGLTLGAKKCSVIRDSLYVDGDCTMDIRTKSQGGEPTYNVAVGRAGRALVIVMGKEGVHGGTLNKKAYELALYLRRSDV from the exons ATGGCCGGCTGGCAGAGCTACGTGGACAACCTGATGTGCGATGGCTGCTGCCAGGAGGCCGCCATTGTGGGCTACTGCGACGCCAAGTACGTCTGGGCAGCCACGGCCGGCGGCATCTTCCAGAGCATCACG CCAGTAGAAATAGATATGATTGTAGGAAAAGACCGAGAGGGTTTCTTCACCAATGGTCTGACCCTTGGTGCAAAGAAGTGCTCTGTGATCAGAGATAGCCTGTATGTCGATGGCGACTGCACAATGGACATCAGGACAAAGAGTCAAGGTGGTGAGCCGACATACAATGTTGCTGTAGGCAGAGCTGGCCGAG CATTGGTTATAGTCATGGGAAAGGAAGGTGTCCATGGAGGGACACTCAACAAGAAAGCATATGAACTGGCTTTATACCTGAGGAGGTCTGACGTCTAA